The DNA region ctcagTGACACTGTTAATTTTAGCGTCTTCAATATCGTTGAGAACATTGATGAACTTTTAAAGTATGTATATCTTGGCCTGCTCGTCGCGGTGCACGGGTCGATGGGCAAATTCTTTGGAACTAGATTTCTTCCGCATTTATTACGATCAATCTATCCCTTCGCGTTCCTTTCCCTTCTTTTCTATTCTCGCGTCATACTTTTCCAGCTCCATAGAGTTTGCCCGCCTAGCAACGAGAGAAGCCTCAGCAGATAATAATTATAGAGATAGATGTATAACTATCGttaatgtttttaaactttattcGGAATGAATTGTGCGTCGTGATGTTTGTGGCAGCAGATGCCAAACGGCAAAGATATGGTGGTAACGAATGATGTTCATAGCGTTAAAGGGATAAGTTACTAGAGCCCTGTGAAAACAATGAGAACTTCTAGTTGGCTGGAGTGGTCCGAACGAAGTCTCAAAGTACATTGCTAGCCTCGACCTGAGTTCCGAACGACATGTTACAACTTACGGTCAGACATTCGATTGAGTTAGGGGCGTTAATTGTGACATGGAAGCGTGCGGTATTCGCGAAGGATGAAATCATGGAAGTTTTCACGAATCTTTTGTTAAGCGATGTCTGTCGTGGGAACGGTGCAAAACTATGCATTCACCATGCTTCAGAGTCAGCTTAGATTCGATAGATCCATTGGAATAAATGGTTCGTATCTTCGCCAATACGATTTACCGGGATGATGTTCGTTTTATCCCTTCGTTGGAGTCTCAGTTTCCGTTAACAGTCACTTTGTTCTTAAAGGATTTATCAGTAATTAGCACCAAGTATCGAGCAAGTATTAAAATAGAACAGAATACGTTCTAGCCGGAGGTCGCATTATCGATTGGCAGAGAGAAATAGCCGTAAGATTTTCGTGACTTCTTGTGATGTATTATTCCATTAATCGATGAAGTAATTACATAATTAATTACTATGTGTCTCGCGAAGTCTCGCCGGTAGAGCGCGATAGTTATGCGCGCGGCAATAACATTTCTGTCGAAGTTACGCATCGTTATACGTACGGCTAACTAGATGTCGATGGTAGAATATTTTTCGGAGGAAATTAGCGTGAACGATAGAAAAGAAATACGTCCAAGTTGTATGCATTGCTCGGATGAGCCGAAACTTTCTCACGTTTAACAGCGTACGGAAGGggatcttttctttttttttctcgataaattttATCGTTTGTTATCGcgtgtatttatttaaatagtatATTATATCTAGTATATTCGTTGCGAACGTATCGCTCGCAGAATTCGGCGGTTGATTTGATCGACGCGTGAACGTTTAACTACTCATTGTCGTCCAATTGCGTATTTCTAACGGAGGGGAAGGCAGCGCGCACCCTTCCCTTGGTTCAACGAGCCCCGGAATTAGGCGACAGCacgattaattattaattacttcaTTAATTAACACGTTAAACAAGTCTGTCGAATTGGATGACGAATTAGGtagtataatttaattattgttaCGGTAAGACCATATCATTACAGTTAATCTCCTTAGGCGTTAATTAAACTATTACGTATAATCGTAGCCGGTAATAATAAATGCTCCAATTTGTCACGTAATATCAGTTCGCGACGTTTACTGTAAAAACTGGTATTTCGGATTAGCGGCGGTATTATTCGAGTTGTTTTCCAAATCATCTTACTAAGAGTCgggggaaaaaataaaacaagtgcAAGGAACGCACCTTCGGTCTTCGCCTTATTTCTCTCCTACGAACACTGCGTAGCTTCAAACAGAGAATCCTCGTTGcgttcagtttttttttgttcccgcAGAATTGTTTCTCCTCTATAATTTTACTGATTTCATACCGATTTCGCGTGGTGCACAATGTCGCTTACATAATAAATTCTGCCGTGATTTTGCGCATTGTGTAACGAGCTCGTGTCGCGGCTCGAGCATTTCCACATGTCCAGCACCGAGTCAGATTTGTATCTTTTCAACGTATCGATCCTTGTCGCGCTGCGAATATTACCACCAGGACTGCGAACCGTTTCCTCTGAGCGTGAAcgtttttacttaaaaataccAACATCGCAAGCTGCAAGAATGTCATCTACCAGCTGATCGTAGCAGCGTTCCCTTTTCAAGACTACGAGACTCCTCCACGACAAAGAACGTCCTCCAAGATCGAGCATCCTCTCCAAGAATATAAGTACCTCCTTCAACATCGCGAACCGTCTCCTTCAAGATTAACAACAACTTGCACTTTTCAGACCGGCAGAGAAACCCTCGCTTCGAAGAGTAATGTCGTTCACGAAATCATAAGCCGCCTCCTTCAAGATAACGCAGCGTCTCCTTCGATACCGAGAACTTGATCCTTGCTGGAGAGCATTTCCCCTCGCACGGCAGAGTAAGAACGACGGAACGAGATAGAGCCCCTTCAGGACCATAGAGCAGCGTATTTCCCAAGGCTTCTGATTTCAGAGCATGAACCTCCTCCTCTCCCGACGAACCGCAGCGGTATCCGCTGAAGATCGGTAACAGCGTAAACAGAGTAGTCACGCGCTCTGATTTGGTCACTCACGGGTTTTATCGATATCGGTAGTCCGTGGGCGGCAAGAGGGACGATATCTTGTACGTATACAAGTATGCGGTCTCAGTTTCACTGTCTGAGTAACCGCGTGCAAATCGTTGCCTGTGTGTACACGACGCGCTCGTGCGAACGCGTTACCGATACATTGAACGCGGTCTTGGAAGATATCGCTAAGTGGTTGCCGATATAAGGAACGGAAGATCAGTCTAAAACCACCTGTCTTCGAAGGTGGAGGTTCTCTCGCCTAATCGCGTCTACCCGCGGTGAAATCCACTCCGGAGGGCCTGAGAATCGCCTATCGCTAATTGCCTCGAGAGGCACTTGGAAAGATCCAGCCAGAATAATGGACGCGTTCAAAAGAAAACGGAAGAGGACCGACAGCCAGAAGGTGGGTGAAGCGTTTCTTCCGTCCTACCTCGGCCCTGGTACAACCGCGTGATTGATAAAGCTTTAACgaattataagttttttttttatcgaagctGCAAGAAGGCTTTGGAGCGATAAGAGGCGCTCGAACGCCCCGAAAAGTCGCGaactttgttccatctattctgtcttctttttctttttttttctgtcgGTTTTTAGTTGAGGCTGAAATCGGTGATGCGAAGATTCGAGGTCTCCACTTGATTCTGCGACCAATACTTTGTACGGACAAACCGCAGCGTTACATAACAAGACACCGTTTGACAATTGACGTATTGATTTGCACCGTTTCGGAGTTACAGTGGATTTTCTCGATCTATTTAAAAAGCATCGCTCGTTGGGAGCGAACGGGCTGCTCTAGCGTCTGTAGATCGACTCTTTTAACACCTCCTGGAGCTCTTCGTACAGTGAACAGTGTTAAGGAAAATTGATTAAGAGTATTTAGCATAAATCACGCTCCTTTCGGAGATCTAACCAGTTTGGCGTCCGAGCAGATAAGTTGCTTTTTCCGTTCTCCCATTTTCCTGGAACCGGGATACTTGTGCCGATCATAGAAATTATCACGAACACCGACATTGAAACGTAGGAGCATAGCGATTGAAAAAGTTTTAAGGCAACGGATTCGCTGAGGAGTCCTCGTGCCGCGTTCCACTTCACCGTAGGCTGGTCCGTCCGATTTATGAGGCTATCGACTACTGTTTGTCTTTCTGTTGGGCGCTCGAATTAGCTCCAGGTCCGCGCTTTTCGGCAGCGCATGTCCTCGAGAGGAATTACGCTGTTTGCTCGAGACCTGCTTAAGGCTGAGCAAACGAAATTTTATTCAGTAATCCAGGCCACGGTCGTGCCTGTCTACTTATCGCTAGTGAAGCTTGTCAACGAAAAGTTCGACGAAGAGTGGATTCTTCCTTACTTAGTTCTCGGCGCCGTGTACTCCGTATATTGATCTCCGTTCAAACGACAATTACGAGGATCTAAAGCTAGGGAGAGGCGCCGAGGCGATGGGCGGCAATTCGTCGGAATATGATTGAAAGTTACTCGCGCGCGAGATATACATCGGCGTGTTACGTAAATTATAATGAACTTTGCAGCGGAACGAGCGCGGAAATGCATAGTAAAAATGTTGCTAATTAGAGTGGAGTAAAATCGAGGCACGCGTGGAAATTTTAGAGACGTGGCGAACGAGAGTAGAACTCACGTCGAAAGCGACTCGGTCTTTCGCTCGAGGTCGAAAGTCATCTTGCTGTTTCTACGGCTATCAACCTAATTTCACGGAAAAGCTCGTGTCTCTGCATGCAAACGAATTGGCCTAACACGTGAGGTCATCGTCGAGAATTTTCCTCCTTGTTTCCTTTGCTGCGGAGCCTCAGAAAATATTCCTTGGATCCGAACGCTCCTTGGATACGAAACAATGGTGTCCGCGCGGCGAGTCCGAATGCTCTTCACGCGCAAACCTTTGACGCCTCTgagataatgattccgattgtCCTTTACAGGAGGCTTTGCTTTGTAACGAATGGAAGCTAGAGAATTGTAGCAGAGGGAGCACAATCGTCGTGAAATGCAGCGTCCTGCGTGGGTGACCAGCTCTATTCACGCGGCACGGAGCTCGTTAAGGGACTTCTCCGGCTTGGCGATTAACATCCACGAGATGCAAGCCGTTCAGAAGGATTCCCCTGATACGAGATAATCTCCGGCGTTATCGTGCATCAACAAAAAGCCCCAGCTAGGAAAACGTTTCGTTTGTTAATCGCGAGATTTAAACCGCGCGGCGTTTGCGCGTCACTTTAATCGTTTTATTGTCCCGCCTGTTTGAAATTCTGTTCGTTGCTCCGCCGAGCGTAAACAAGATAGGGGGTCTCCCGATAATGCCTGTTTCCACCGAGCGCGCGCTCGGCAAATATAGACTAGAGTCGTCGCAAATAAGTGCAAGCTGCAAATCACCGATCGGATGGCTGAATGTACTTATTTATTCCCGCCAAACAGGACAGCAACCGGAGTCTTAAGCTTCTCTTTTTTAACGAGGCGCGTCGCAGGCCTCGTGACTGTGAAACGGCTTCATCCTTGAGATTGAAATTAATGTGGCGCTGCGAAAATGGAAAATATGATAGCGCGCGCGACAGAGGCAGGGCATTATTAATTTCCCTTACATAATTGGAACGGTCCTGCACGCGCGAACCTGTCAGCTGGATGTTGCTTCCAGTGATTAATCGATCGCAAATACTATAATCCGATACCCCGCTAACGAGTCCGTTGAAGAGTGTAATCGTGCTCAAGGGGAATGATTCATCATCTGCATCGCGTTCTATACCTGCTTCAGATTTCGATGCGTCCGAACCACTTTGGATTTAAAAATAGGGGGAAACCGTGGCTCAAGGTCCACTTCCTTCCTAAAGTTTTACTATACGCGTAACTCCCCAAGACGATCCTTCCCGTCCCACTTGAGTCGAACCGACTGTACCACGCGTAACTTTAATCAACCTTAACTAGCCAGCTCCCAGCGACGGTGGTCCCTCATCATCGCCCCCTCTTCCCTCTGCCACTACGCTGCTCTCTCCATCCTTATTCTCTTTGCGCAGAAAGTATTGCTCTCCATCGTCGATCCCTGGGACGTGAGTCTGGCCAGTGTCGACCCGGTCGGCTTGGCGGAGCGTCGAGGCGTTTCTTTGTCGATCTTACCGCCTCGTCAGAACGGAAATACCGCGCAGGAACGCCTGTCTCCGGGTAGAACCGTCCGAATCCCATCGCCCTGGTACAAACCCGCGTACACCAGCCACCTGGAGCAATCTTCTGCCCCTCGAACCGCCGAATCCAGATCCCCCGAGCCCACCTGGGTGGATCCTTGGCACTCCTCGAGCAGGTAAACCGCGTCGTTTACCGGTGATTGTCCCTTCCGCGATTCTCACGCTTAaactcgatcgatcgatcaaacATACCGAGAACGTTCCTTTCTATGCGACGAAGGTCACCAGTCGCGGCGCAGCCAAGCCCAGCGGAAACGCCGCAGAAATTAACGAAAAAGAAGGGTGAACAGAGCCAGGCGAGGAACTCGAGAAGAAGCTACGGCCTCCGGAACGATCAGACAATTCCGGACGACAATGGATTAATCGGCCCGACGCAGGAAATCACGCGGGATGATCTCGATCATGATCACAGAACTGGAGCAGTCGCGAGAGTGCGTTTCGAGAGCGAGGAACGGCCCAGGTAGTGCTACAATCTCGATCGCGGTCCACTTCTTTCCCCATAAGCTTAAAAATAGTCTCCCCGacctgttattttttttttttttcacgcagaAGCTCTACTTGGGGGTCGCCGTTAGAGGTAGATCGGCTGGACGAGAAGAGACAGCTGTACCAGTCGAGAGCAATCCAATTGCCTGGCGTGAGTCACTTGCCGTGTAATTCTCCGACGCGCGAGAAAGACAAGCGGACGCGAAGGGACAGTTCTGCGGTGGAGGACGATTCGAAGGAAAGCGACAGGGAGAAGCGTTCTAAACCGACCGAAGGAGCAGAGATTGTTAGTCGCGGATCTTTCGAGGACAAGGAGCTGGTGAACGTCGTGCAGAATCTGGTGACGTCCAGGTAGCTATTTGTTGCCAGAGATCGCTCTGCTCTATTTAGTAGAAGAATGCGAATAGCAACGACAGCGTGCTGATCATTAACCATGCGGCTTCTTTTATCGTTTATTAACACAGCGTGCATGTTGTGCTGTAAGGTATAGTCCCATCTTGCCTGGCACGCATCGAAGGATAAGCAGAAGATCGCCATGTGGACGGCGCGAGTCTCCAAAGGAAATGGACACAGTAGGTGAGGCTATTCCTTTAGTTTCTTTATTTAAGACGAGCACAGAGTGTGCATGCAAAGTGGCGAGTAGAGTATTTAAAAGGTTTGGAACTCATGTCGGAATCACGGCAAGGTCTTGCGGCAGTTTGGGCTTGTTAGGGTTGTTCAAGATGAGCCAATTGGCGAGCCACAGCACAGGATCAGCGGGTTTCAACTTGCAACACTGTAGCGGAAAGTGTTCGTCAGTTATCATCACCAAAATACAGACTAGGGATGCTTGAGAAATTGTTTCTTTTACCAATGATAGAGCTTCCACAAGGACAGGATTGATCGTCCCCCACAAGTAGTCAGCTGCTGGCTCGTTCTTCAGCAGAGGTTCGAGTATAACTGCAATAGAAGCATCATGATACTTAAATATACCGCGGGAACGCGCGTATAGTCTTTTATTACATTCAGGGAAGAAGAAGTGAATCTCTCTTTCAGCCTCCTCTCGGCTACAGCTTCCATGTATCGCGTTCTTGAAATCCTCGCCTCTTCTGCCGAATCTCGCCCTCATACTGTCAGGGTAATACACCCGAGCTTCCGTCACCTGTAACATTTAATACCGCCACTGGCTACAAGTACCCCAAAGCGACAGGGTATCCAGAAGTTACTTTAGTCGGCCCTATAAGCAGCTTCCAGTCGTCCACGGCGCGACGTTTCGCCAGAACGTGAACGACTACGGGGCCAGACGACATGTAGGCGATGAGGTGTGCGAAATGTAGCTGTCCATACTTGTCGGAGTAGAACTCGGAGACCTGCTCCGGCGTGAGCTGCAGCCAGCGCGTCTGATAAACCTCGAAGCCTTCCTCGAAGATACGTCGCTCGATCTGCTTCCTGTGGATCACCGCTTCTGGCTTTATGATCGCTAAGGTGCACTCGATGTCAGGCCTCTCCTCTCCTTCCTCCTCGTCCGTGCAGGGCACGTGGCAGATCACTGGAGGATGCCAAGGCGACTCTTCAGCTTCGCCGAGACACTCGCACTCTCGCCCGCGGACAAACTTGTACTATCCAGTGTCGGACAAGCGAATTATTATCTGCTTCTGGAAAAAAAGGTTCGCGAAGCGAGTACCGTTCTGGAGGAGCTTGAGGAGCAGGTCGAGCTTGCCAGCGATGCCTGGACCCCATCGGAAATCATGTACCCAATATCAGATTGCGAGGAATCCACCGGGACCCAATCATCCTTGTCCGAGACCGAGCCGCAGCTTTTTGCGCGTTTCGGTGGGGGATGGGATTTCGAACATTTCTTGAAGAGGGTCACCGTTTGCGGGGCAGTCTGGGCACCGTCAGCTTTCCTCTCATCCGCCGGGCAGTCGCACATTCTCGCGAGATTCAGCACTTTTCACTCCCGGTTATTAATTGGGTACTTTTCATTCTCCGCTTCGTCGAGGTTATAGATAAGCCATTTGGTCGACGCAATGTCGTTAGAAACAAAGTACCGTCTGCGGCCCTGAACTAGCTTCGGGCCTGGGGTTTTTCTAACCCCTGGTCAGCGTATGGCCGGTTCGGCGGGTACGTTCGACTCGCCGAAGACGACGCGACCGTTTATGACAGGATCGCTAGAAGCAAGGACAAAGTGCGAGTCGGCCCGAGTGCAGAGGGTATTCCGTGATCGGTTGCCATCGGGTCTACTTCGTGTCTGCACAAGTAAACCGCATTCTTATTAATTAAAGTATTTGCTTTAAACTCTGTCGACTCGATCTCCCGCTCACCCTCAGCCCAGCCCTGCGCGTCAACGATGCAAGTTCAAATTCCGTTGCATAGCCAAAAGCATGCGCACGCGTGTAACGAGCATTAGTTGCAACGAAGCTGAGTTACAACAGAATGTTTACGCGTTTCTAGACTGTTCAAAGGCGGCGGAAGATAACGAGGATACAGCGGAATCGAGGAAAGCAGCGGGACCcgtgaaagacgaagcgagggAGCGATTCCTTCGCCCTGAAACAACGGCAGGGCTTGGTGCGACAAGTATACGCAAAACGAGTGTGTCGATGCCGAGTAATCTGGACGAGATGGAGGATCTGCGAATCGTAAGGCACAAGGTGAGTCCAAGCAGCAGTGTAAAAGCGTTTATCATTGAGGAGACGAAAAGAATTGTATCAGAGCAAGAAACTTGCGTCGCGTATTCTTAAGGGGtaattctactttgaaccgccgaaaaaattaagctatctttaaagatatttttctcagtaagtgcaacgtataatgaaataaatcttttttgtatttattaagcctctcttatattataccaaaaaaaaattaaaaaattttgcaatttattttaattgttcttttacagtgtcaatacgGCACCTAAAAAAATGGGTATGATCacggcgcaggtgatttcccgactCAGGCGAATCCGAAACATAAAATTCCAATAGATTCTTCATCtctatgagtgtcgctataagCCCTAGctcgattaaaaatttttgttggaaactaACAAAATGGTGccagtttgaaagaaaaaggttGATAAAACACCCAAAAGGATGCATTCTCGGGTGTTctatgagaaaaatctcggttatttctcgacaaaaattgttacttCAGCTAGGGGCCCATAcctacactcatacagattaagaatcttttgaaattttttgtttcggatgagcctgagccgggaaatcaacTACGCCCTAAACATACCCCTTTTCTTAGGTGCCACATCGACGCTGCAAAAAccccattaaaacaaattaaaaaaattcttttatttgttttctataatacaagagtagcttaataaataccaaaa from Andrena cerasifolii isolate SP2316 chromosome 13, iyAndCera1_principal, whole genome shotgun sequence includes:
- the LOC143375652 gene encoding nucleoside diphosphate kinase homolog 5, giving the protein MCDCPADERKADGAQTAPQTVTLFKKCSKSHPPPKRAKSCGSVSDKDDWVPVDSSQSDIGYMISDGVQASLASSTCSSSSSRTYKFVRGRECECLGEAEESPWHPPVICHVPCTDEEEGEERPDIECTLAIIKPEAVIHRKQIERRIFEEGFEVYQTRWLQLTPEQVSEFYSDKYGQLHFAHLIAYMSSGPVVVHVLAKRRAVDDWKLLIGPTKVTEARVYYPDSMRARFGRRGEDFKNAIHGSCSREEAEREIHFFFPECNKRLYARSRGIFKYHDASIAVILEPLLKNEPAADYLWGTINPVLVEALSLVKETISQASLVCILVMITDEHFPLQCCKLKPADPVLWLANWLILNNPNKPKLPQDLAVIPT